gCCATGGAGGCGCACAAGTGGCGGTACCTCCGCGACCTcctggcccgcggcggcggcgcgacgctgGCCGCGTAcgcccgcgcggcgcgcgccatggagccccgcgcgcggcggcggtacGCGGAGCccgtgccgctgccgccggccgagtTTGCCGAGATGCTCCTCCTCGACGGCTGCTTCGTGGTGGAGTTCTTCCTCAAGGGCGAGGAGAAGGCCGACGACGCGCTCGTCGACGCGTCGTGGGCGATGCAGAACGTGTACAACGACCTCTTCCTCCTCGAGAACCAGCTCCCCTTCTTCGTCCTCGAACGCTTCTACGACATGGCCACCGGCGGGCTCGGCCGGGACCACCTCGTCACCAACGTCCTCGTCAAGTACCTCACCGTCGACATGGGCGCCTCCCAGGACGCGGAGACCGCGCGGCCCCCCGACGGCGAGATCCACCACCTGCTGCACCTGTACTACCACTGGTTCCTGCCGCCGGAGGACCGGCCCGGGAGCGGCGCTGGCGGCAAGTCGGAGGACGAGGCGTTGGAGGAGTGGATGTCGAAGCCGGTGGACGAGCGCGTCCCGTGGCAGCTCCCGTCGGCGTCGGAGCTCAAGGACGCCGGCGTGACGTTCCGCGCCAAGAAGTCGCCCCGGAGCCTCGTGGACGTGACCTTcgaccggcgcggcggcgtgctggAGATCCCGGCGGTGGAGAGCTACACGAACCACGCCATCTTCGCGAACCTGCTGGCGTACGAGCAGAGCCGGGGGCGGTGGGAGCTGCAGCGGCTGGTGAGCTACGTGCTGCTGATGGCGTCGGTGGTGGACGCGCGGCGCGACGTGGAGATCCTGCAGCGGGCCGGGGTGTTCGTGAAGGGCGACGACGAGACGGCGGCGTTCTACGCGCACCTCGGGGAGCTGTGCCCGCCGCCGGAGTTCGTGCAGAACTGCTACGCCGACCTGTTCCGCGACGTCCGGGAGCACTGCGGCCGCAGCTGGAACCGGCACCGCGCCGTGCTGGTGCACGACTACTTCAGCAACCCCTGGACCAgcatgtccgccgccgccgccgtcttcctGCTCGTCCTCACCGTCGTGCAGACCGTCTACACCGTGCTGCCCTACTACAACCCCAGTTGATTAATCAAGCGTCAGGAGGAGAATTGACGTTGTGCCGTCACGCGGTCGTCTGCCTTACTATGTTAGAGTACAAGTCACTCCTCTCGATGAATAATTCCTCTTGCAATAGTATAAATTCACATGTTGTATGACTCTACTCCTACCTGTaaaaatttatttcaaaaaaaaaactctacctGTAAAAAAGGACCAGGCTATTTAAGATCACAGTGCAAcaagaagtaaaaaaaaaatgctAATGAGCTCATGAGTGAGAAGAGCCCATGGGCCATGGCCAAGAAGTAAACAGGCGAAGTGCAGAACATGGCATCCTGGccgagagtggccaaccaagaagcagcagcagatgctgACAAGACGCGAGGCATGGCGACAGAACTATCACTTGCCGAATGCCGAACCCGGACATTCGCGGTCCCGGTCCCGGAGGAGACGGGCCGCCGTCGTCCCCTGGCCTGGCCGTTGGCGTGGGGCCGACCGGGATGGAATGCTATGGTAGCGGCGGCTCACtttgaccccgccgccgccgttgctggCCCCGTCTCCATTCCGAAGGTGCCTGAGCCTCCCCGGGAACGAACGACCTCCCACGTGGCGGCGTCGCCGCATTGCCCACCGCCAAGGGcgcgtgggccccaccaccCCGCCCGCGGGTCAAACTCCCGCCGCGTTGTCgcgctcctcgtcgccgcctGCCCTGCTCTGCTGGCTGCTTCCTTCCCCAAGCCCAACTCCCccccacctccgcctcctccctcctcctccaatGGCTCCCCGCCTCCGCGGCTAGGCTAGGGTATCCTCCTTCTCCGCCCCCATGGCGCtgcccgtcctcctcctcctcctcgccgcggtggcgccggccgcggcggcggggggcggctGCCGCTCCGGCTGCGACCTCGCGCTCGCCTCCTTCCTCATCGCCCGGAACCAGAACCTCACCTACATCGCGCAGCTCTTCGCCATCCCCGACTACCGCTCGCTCGCGCCCTACAACCCCCAGTACCCCAACCTCGACTTCATCcccgccgacgccaccgtcaACGTCTCCTTCCCCTGCGGCTGCCGCTCGCTTCCCGGCGCGCCCTCCGCCACCTACCTCGCCGGCTCCTTCCCCCACctggtccgcggcggcgagacCTACGACAGCATCGCCGCCCAGTTCAGCAACCTCACCACCTCCGCCTGGCTCCAGAGGACCAACACGTACCCCGCCAACAACATCCCCGACACCGGCGTCACCGTGAACGTCACCGTCAACTGCTCCTGCGGGGACCCCGGGATCTCCGCGGACTACGGGCTCTTCCTCACCTACCCGCTCAGGGACGGCCAgacgctcgccgccgtcgccgccaactACAGCTTCTCCTCGCCGGCGCAGTTGGACCTGCTTAGGCAGTATAACCCCGGCATGGACACCAACACAAGCGGGCTCGTTTTCATCCCCGTCAAAGGTGAGCATTTGTAGTGCGATCGAATTGTGGACGGTTCAGTTCAATTTTAGGCTTTTAGCTTGAACTTGCCTGAAATGGAGGACTTCTGGGGATTATTACTGTAGGAAATGGGATTTCTGTGCCCAAATGTATGCTAATCTAGGCTGGTAGCCCGGATTGGAGGTGTTCTCTGCATAGTATATATGTTGTCTGGTGTTTGATAGGGTTCATGGCTAGCTGTGGTTGCTTTCTTAATTGTGTTTGCAATTAGGCGAAGAACTGGCTGAATTCCTTATGACACTGCTGACATTTCTTAATTGGTTGATGTTGATGCACATTACTGATTCCATGTGTTAGTTCATGGCTTCGATGTATGCACAGTACTTAACTAGAAAAAAATTCCTGGTCTGTTTCTGTATCTAAAATTAGCTTTGTACTATTCGATAGACATATATTCCCGAGAAATCCTCATTGCATCTTCTCATGTCTGATAGTATGCAGTTGCAGCTGTGGCATTTTGCTGGCTTCATTCAATTAACTGTAGCTATTTTATTTTTCCTGAaaatagttttcaaaaaaaaatcccctgAAAATGCTGTTAGCATCTCTGCAAACTTTAGGATTCATCTTGTCTTGCTAAAATGGTTTAATCTTGTCTTTTGTTCTCCAGATGCCAATGGAAGTTACCATGCTTTAGCATCACAAGGGTAAGTGGTGCTGCCTGCCATATTGTCCTGTATAATATTTACTTGATGTTATTAATTCTTGTGCACTCATGCTGATAAGCATCCTCATCTTGTGCAGTACAGGCAGCCTCGTCCTCCTTTTGCAAGCTAATGCTTCTGCCTTAAGGTTTTTGCAAGAAAAAATGGATGTCAGTTATTCTTTTGAGAAACTGTGATTTACATTCACACATTGTCACTCTCATCCACTCGGGACAGGAAAAGGAGGTTCTGTAGGAGCTGTAGTTGGAGGAATTGTTGGTGGCATTGCTGCACTGCTACTGGGTATCTTTTTATACATCATGTTTTATAGGCGAAGAAAGGCGAAAAAGGCTGCCCTTCCATCATCTGAAGATTCTACCCAACTTGGTAATGATATTCCGGGCCTCTCTTTCTATGTTTTGACCCTGCAACAAAAAGTTATTCTTTAAACATCTTCCCTGGAAAATCACCTGATTTCACAGTTGCAAGTTAATATTTATCCTTTTGTCAAATTGGAAACCTACAAGGCTACAACCATAAATgttggttttggtgggttgagGTTCTGATCCTTTTTGATTCTGAGATCAGATGATTACCCTGTGAAACTATTTTATTGTGTGTCTAGAAATCCGAAAAACTTGTTGGGTAAATAGTGTTTATGACCTATGGCCAAAAGGTCTTTGGTATGTCTGTGGTACCCATAAATGTACTTTTGAGCACACATACAGTTAGTTATTCATCCTTGAATACTGTTTCCTCTTTCCCCCTATTTTCCTTTTACAGTATTTCATATTGACAATAACAGCGAAATGGAGC
The Panicum virgatum strain AP13 chromosome 6N, P.virgatum_v5, whole genome shotgun sequence genome window above contains:
- the LOC120678535 gene encoding UPF0481 protein At3g47200-like, whose product is MVIDSPLMEPLLDPNGHAPAVAAGSDESSIVVGNGSDADGSCRTGVASAHAAEENDDDDVEGEEMSASMQRRLDESSAVEGEEAGDDAEADEMAARMERRLAVLPGKPHESEPFTIFRVAGPMRDRNRHLYEPQMVSLGPFHRGAGRHLDAMEAHKWRYLRDLLARGGGATLAAYARAARAMEPRARRRYAEPVPLPPAEFAEMLLLDGCFVVEFFLKGEEKADDALVDASWAMQNVYNDLFLLENQLPFFVLERFYDMATGGLGRDHLVTNVLVKYLTVDMGASQDAETARPPDGEIHHLLHLYYHWFLPPEDRPGSGAGGKSEDEALEEWMSKPVDERVPWQLPSASELKDAGVTFRAKKSPRSLVDVTFDRRGGVLEIPAVESYTNHAIFANLLAYEQSRGRWELQRLVSYVLLMASVVDARRDVEILQRAGVFVKGDDETAAFYAHLGELCPPPEFVQNCYADLFRDVREHCGRSWNRHRAVLVHDYFSNPWTSMSAAAAVFLLVLTVVQTVYTVLPYYNPS
- the LOC120678865 gene encoding chitin elicitor receptor kinase 1-like isoform X3 gives rise to the protein MALPVLLLLLAAVAPAAAAGGGCRSGCDLALASFLIARNQNLTYIAQLFAIPDYRSLAPYNPQYPNLDFIPADATVNVSFPCGCRSLPGAPSATYLAGSFPHLVRGGETYDSIAAQFSNLTTSAWLQRTNTYPANNIPDTGVTVNVTVNCSCGDPGISADYGLFLTYPLRDGQTLAAVAANYSFSSPAQLDLLRQYNPGMDTNTSGLVFIPVKDANGSYHALASQGKGGSVGAVVGGIVGGIAALLLGIFLYIMFYRRRKAKKAALPSSEDSTQLAATASMDKVALSSSQADGASGVPGITVDKSVEFLYEELFSATEGFSMSNKIGQGGFGAVYYAELRGEKAAIKKMDMQASHEFLAELKVLTHVHHLNLVRLIGYCTEGSLFLVYEYIENGNLSQHLRGTGYEPLSWAARVQIALDSARGLEYIHEHTVPVYIHRDIKSANILIDKNYRAKVADFGLTKLTEVGNTSLPTRGIVGTFGYMPPEYARYGDVSPKVDVYAFGVVLYELISAKEAIVRSTESASDSKGLVYLL
- the LOC120678865 gene encoding chitin elicitor receptor kinase 1-like isoform X2 encodes the protein MALPVLLLLLAAVAPAAAAGGGCRSGCDLALASFLIARNQNLTYIAQLFAIPDYRSLAPYNPQYPNLDFIPADATVNVSFPCGCRSLPGAPSATYLAGSFPHLVRGGETYDSIAAQFSNLTTSAWLQRTNTYPANNIPDTGVTVNVTVNCSCGDPGISADYGLFLTYPLRDGQTLAAVAANYSFSSPAQLDLLRQYNPGMDTNTSGLVFIPVKDANGSYHALASQGKGGSVGAVVGGIVGGIAALLLGIFLYIMFYRRRKAKKAALPSSEDSTQLAATASMDKVALSSSQADGASGVPGITVDKSVEFLYEELFSATEGFSMSNKIGQGGFGAVYYAELRGEKAAIKKMDMQASHEFLAELKVLTHVHHLNLVRLIGYCTEGSLFLVYEYIENGNLSQHLRGTGYEPLSWAARVQIALDSARGLEYIHEHTVPVYIHRDIKSANILIDKNYRAKVADFGLTKLTEVGNTSLPTRGIVGTFGYMPPEYARYGDVSPKVDVYAFGVVLYELISAKEAIVRSTESASDSKGLVYLALDALLFKEFLLDE